CAGGAGTGGGCAGCACCCACTGGCAGTGCCGGATTGTCGCCCTCCCAGGGAAGTGCCTGTCCCCTCTGGGaagcccagcctgggcaggactGAGTTGCCTGTGGGCAAGACACCGAGGTGGGAAAAGCCAGCCACAGCAACAGCTCGCGGGCAAAGGCAGGGGTTGGGCAGCGCCAGGAGGGTGGCTGCGGCAGGGCAGGGAGTCCAGGGGAGGTAGGTCCTGCCTGTCCTCTTCCTACAGCTCCACGCTCCGTGTCCTGCCGAGCCTCTGCTCTGAGCTCTGGGCGGCCACCCGAGGACAAAGAACAGCAAGGCACCGGGACTGCAACACCAGACAAGCTGCCAGTCATAACTGAGGATCGGATCCAAACCCTGGCCTGATACAATATACagataattacaaaataaatcccCTCCCACCCTTTGTAATAAAAGAGCAGCTGATTGGACATGCATCTTTCTGGCCCTACAAAATAAGGCACCAGagcttaaaaatgaaactcCGATTGTCTTTGATATAAAAGGAATTCCCACGTGTTGAAGGCAGTTGATGTCCGAGTGCATAACAGGGAGTGATCTTCACTAGCTTTGGGTTGGCCAGCCTCATGCCTGGGTCCCGGTAGCTTTCTGGATCAGGGGAATCTGtaggaggggaaaagagaagctctgaaggctggaggagggggaggcagggagctggggaaggaaaggctCCCTAGGAGTTAGAAAGTTTTCCGGCAAGCCCCCGTGCCCTACGAGCTGCAGGAATTGCCAGCTGCCAGTAACCGGCTCACCTTTGTGAGATCCACACCAGTGATGGCACGCACGGAGGCGGGGATCTCAGCCAGCAGACGGTTCACCTCCGACGTTGTGTTGTTGCTCTCTCCACTGAGAATAACGATCTCGTCCACTTTGGAGAGGGGAGCAGCAACTTTGGCAGCGATCTGAGAAGCAGGGAGGGATGAGCAGAGTCAAGGTGCTGCTCACCAGCCTGCTGGGCAAGGTCCCTGCACACCACGTAGGGCTTCACTGTGTCCCCAGGAGACCTGGCCCAGCCTGGGACCTCCCCACCACTTGGCCGGGAGCAGAGGAAAGCTGCTCCCTCCTCACCTCAGGCAGTGCATCCAGCACTAGAGCCAGCTGGGCAGCCTCTCCGTACTGCTGCAGCGCTTCAGCTTTCAGCTTCATCCTCTCCGCCTCCGCCATCCCAATGGCCTCAATCACAAAAGCCTCTGCTTCTCCAATCTTGCGGATCTTTTCCGCCTCCGCCTGAGCCATGAGGACTTGCTTCACCCTGCAAAGGGAAAccagccctccagcagcccagAACCCCGCTGTGTACCCAGCACTGTTTCCCTCTCTCCGTCAGCCACATGCCTGCCCTGCAGCGCCCACGAGCCAGGTCTCAGCACAGCAGCCGCTGCACCTTGCTCCCACCTCACCGCAGCCCAGCACGCAGCCGGGCTCAGCGAGCTCACTCACTTCTCGCCCTCAGCAATCTGCTGGATACAGTAGGCTTCAGCCTCCGCCGGCCGCTTCACGGTGGCTATCAGCTCCTTCTCCATCCGGATGACTTCCTTCTCTTCCACATCGATCTGCTTCTTGCGCTGCACCACCTCGATTTCGATTTCCTCCTGGCGGATCTTCTGCTGCTCCCGGGCGCTCTGGAGCTCATAGGCCAGCTGAGCCTCAGCAGTCTGcacagggagagaggaggggagagtcTTGGCCATGATCTCCTGTGCACAGGCATCAGGTCCTGAAAGCAGACATGGCTCCTGCTCCCAAACCTCTGCCCAGGGGTGACATCTCAACCCTCAGAGCTGCActtgctgcccttccctgtgtGCTCTTTCCACAGCACTTGAGCCCAACCAGCTCCAGGTTCAGCTTGGATGACCCTCCCCacccttttctctcctcttaGTCCCACCTAACTGTTGCAAACACGACAGGAATCTGCTGCAAGGAGCTTCACCCTGTGACAACAGAAACCTGGGTTTCTCCACCTCTGGCTCTCCTCACGCATGCAGGAGGTGGAAGGTGACAAGTCCCAGAGGACTTGCTACCCCGATCCAGccagggaacagcagcaggctgtCCGATACCTCTCACCTTAATGTTGACCTCTTCACTGAATGCAGCTTTCTGCAATTCAAAAGCCCGTTTGGAATCTGCTATTTTGGTATCAGCCAAGAACTTAACATCCAGCATTTCTTTCTTGCACTCTGCCTcctgcagagaggaaacagagagcagagctccagggtgagcagctggagcaaaagaggctgccctggggaagcccagcacATCTCCAGACTCACCCGAATGCCAGCATCTCGCTCCGCTTCTGCCACGCCAATGTCTGCATCCCTTCGGACAGCTGCAGTCTGAGTCTTTCCCAGGGAGCTCAGGTAATCCACTTTATCATAGACATCCTGGAGAGGGGAAGGTAAGTCACAACCACTTCAAATGAGTGACTCTATCTTGCTCCCTTTCTGTTGAAGCTCAGAGCAATCACTTGTGGGTTAggccacggtcagaacgagcCATGTCAGCCTGCTGCCAAACAAAACGAGGCATGACAGGGAGAGGCAGGCTCTCCTGACATCTTCCCTCCGGCTCCCTGGAGGTTGGGTTATCAGCGAGCTCTCTCCACCAGCCGTGTTTACAGAGGCAGCTACCCAGGTGCTCTTTGCCCAGCCGCCTGGATACAGGACATGCTGTGGGCGGCTGCCATGGAAACTTCcggagggctggggcaggctctCAGCTGAGCCtttcagccagctgcagcagaggagccaGCGCCaggccctgctgtgctgctcctacagctctgccagctgccccaCAGCGCAACGCCCTCCATCTGGGCATACCTTGATGGTGAAGCTCAGGATCTCAATACCCATGCGACCCACGTCAGGAGCTGCCACTTCCCGCACCAGCTTGGCAAACTGATCCCTGTCCTGGTAGATCTGCTCCACTGTCAGGGTAcctgcagagggaaggaaggcaAAGCCTTTTATTTGGAACAAGTAACACAAAATGGCGTGGGTCTAAGCTCAGCAACATCCTCATTGCCCCTAATCTCTTGGTTTGGGCACAAGGGCGTAAACCTCTGCCCAGGCCCTGCAGTGTGCACCACCATCTCCGCCTCACAAGCacaaccaccacacacacaagctACCTGTAACCCACGGGGGCTCAGACATCTCTTACTGCAGACACCGAAAACTCATTTATCACAACACCCAGCCACGCGGCAGGAGCTGCTGTAAGGGAGGAACAACCTAAGATGCCACCTCTGCAGTCAGCAGAGGAAGCACCTGTTGTGGCTGCTGCGGTGGCAGCAATACTGCTGGGACCAGCcagcagagaagggagaaagcTACTCAAGATGCCTTCAAGAGTGTGAGCCCCTCCGCACCTAGGATGGAGCGCAGATGCCCCTCCAGTGTCTGAAGGACCACGTTCTTCACATCCTGCACGTTCTTCCCCAAGAATTGCTCACAGGCCACAGCCAGGAGCTCCTTCTCGGTCATTATCTTCACCTaaagacagaagacaaaaccaaaggaGCTGAAGGTGCCTCTGCAAAGAGGGACAGGCacccaagagcagcagcagcagcagaagcagcagtacCACCACCAGGCTGCCAGGCACCCGTGCTACCGATGCTCTAAGGGACCATGCTGAGCTGTCACCACGCTGAGCCAGGCCATGGGACCAAGCAGGGAGCCcctgctcactgctgctgggcagagccctgctgcaggcacacacagcagcaccagcgTCCAGGGCAGACACTGCTCCAAACCCTGACTGCAGCTCAGCGTGGAGAggtgctccctgcagccagctgtcCTGCATCGGCAGCCACTGGGTGATGAGGGGACAGAGATTGACCCTTCAAGTCCCACATGATGAAAACCTTACCAAAGAGCCCTTGCTACCAGTTCAGGCACTGCACCAGTAATGGACGTAGGAGGAGAGGGCTTTTTATTACTACCCCTGGCAAAAAGCCATTTAGTtacctttctcttcctcctccttcactagaattaatttttctgacacaggaaaggcagagaacaaGGAAGAGTCTGACATGCCCAAGAAGCAGCTTGGTAACAGGGGCTCCATTCGGTGTTCCCTGCAAGGAGAGATGAGACGAGATGGCCGTAGCACACTGGTTtgtcctgctcctggctgggagcTACCAGCTGCAATTTGCAGTGACCCCAATGTGCCAGGGCAAGGACCTGGTTGTCCTGCTCCGCATGGTCAGCCTGGTAACAGTCCCCAGGGGTGGGAcacagctgccccagcactgctttcaCCTCCCACAGTCAGAGCCAGACGTAAAAGCACTCCCAGATCCAGCCAAGCCAGGGTCTTCAGATGATCCTGCTGGTCACGGGGCTGCCTTTTAAAGGCAAAGTGGGTTAAAAATCTCTGTGGGGTATGTGAGGCAGTGGAGCTTTGTGCTCATGGAGCTTTGTATAACCCAGCTATGAGGTGCTACAACCCACCAAGGTGACAGCTCCTAGCGGCCAAATCCAGTCCGAGGGCTCAGGCAAAGCCTGGACACAGGGACATATTTGCGTCTGGCAGCACCAGCGAAGGAAGCAGGGCCACACCAGCCACGCAGCTCTGCTGGGACCTCTGGGCGCTAAGTGGGTCCCACAGCACCCTCTCATGGAGACATCTGGGCTGGGCAGTGCCTTCTGTCCCACGAGATGCTGGTGGCACCCTACATCCTGCCCCAAGGGTCCTGCCTGGACCTGCTTCTACCTACaaggccagcacagccctggctcaGAGCCTTCCAAAGCTTCAGGTGCTGTACAGGGGCCCTCCGTGGCTCCCAACACATACTCTTGATGTGTTCACAGCCTATATGGTCATCCTGACACCTACAAGACCACTCTTCAGGGTTGAACTGCTGGCAAAAGCAACATAACTATTTCTTGAGAAGGTCTGCTCTGACAGCTTGCAAGTCCAAAATGATCCTGCAGCCAAACCTGCAGAGCTGAACAGCAGAAcctggccccagcactgccaggacagctgggaCCAGCCACCACCTTCTAAGGGGACCAGAGGTGGACCATGTTAGATGTGGTGAGCTGACCAAGGCTCAGCCACCACAAGCCCACCCCTAGGAACAGGAAGAAACACCAACCTGAGCTGAGCTTATTtgcttttgcaattttttaCAACTTGCTTACTTGCcaaaaaaaagaacctttgCTTCTCAGGCTGGGTCTCCCATTCAAAACACCAAACTGAATCTCGGGCAAGCGTTGCAatcctcctctttctccccaAGACCTCTGGGCTCCTTACTGGGCCAGGCCACAGTGGTTTCTGGTCCCTGCCCCCCgggccagcagtgtgcacaTTCTACACAAGAGGGAGTTGGGAGAGCTGCTTATGGAGCTGCACCCGGGAGCGTGGGCCCTGCGCAAGGCTCATCCCGCACCCAATGGGAGGTTTTTGCAAATACCAAAACCATTTAGACTCAGCAGCAACGTTGATGGGCGCATCTGCCAGCAATTCCACCTCTCTAAACAATCCCCACCCTTTGGAAGCTACAGAGAGGACAGTCAGAGCATGGAGCAGGATGTTCAGTAAGAGAATCTCTGCAGTACTTCCCAGGAGCAAGGAACAACTCAGCCTCTGTCAATaaagccagccagcagcctgcctgcgCTGGTAAAGCCTGGACAGCTGGAACAAGCCTGGCTGAATACACAGGTCAACCTACCAAGCAAAGGttgcacaaaacaaaagaagagtcGAGCAATTTGCGCTCAGCCTGCTTCCAGTATTTCAGACAGGGCACTGCGACTCTTGGTGCTTCTTCAAATGTCATTCCCATCAGAGAGGGAGTTTAGCTGGCAGGGAATCAGAGAGCCTCCACAAAACAATCCCGTCTGGAGGATCGATACTGCCGCACccagctccagccagctgcAATCACAGCGAGGGGTGAGCAGAGACAGTCCAATTAGCTTGAGGCTCAGAAAAATGGTACAGAAGGATATAAGGATATAAAGCCCAGCGTGgccaaaggcagcagcaccccagtgCACCCAGCCAATACAGACAGGAGGTTACTGGTGAGTACTCATTACATGCCTCTTCAAGAAAAGAACAGCATCCTTATGCACATGGAGCACTTCTATCATTacagcaaacatttaaaaagatgtttctcTAGTaataatttgtttgctttttttccttttttgcacaacctcttaaaagaaaaatgtttgcaaatttCTGCAAAATTCCCCCAAATCCTGCAAAATTAAGGTAACCTCTGCCATGCGCATCTCGAACTGCCTCAAGCCTGCTTTCTGCACGGCGATTCCTTGCATCTCACAAGCCTAggtctttaaaattaattgacAGTGGGGAAAAACGAACAGTGAGAAGAGAGAATAACATGAATGAGATTAAATGGGAGCTGCATTTTTAAGTCAAGGCACCCGGTGATCCAGCCTTCTGCTACCATGCGCCGCCCAGCTTAGACCATTTCGCAGGCAATGAAAGGATGTCCCAACACTAGGTTAAAAAGGAACACTGGcttcacagaaatactttttccaaatacaaaaggaaaagcctACAGATTTATGAAATGCGTGTGAGGGGAGACATGGGTGAATGCATTTTGCCACCCATACAAAGCCCACTAGTGGTTATGTGACACATTAGCAGCTAAATGGATAATAAAGAACTCGAAAATTGAAACTAAGGGTACTGGTTCACATCATTAGTGCCAGGATGAGCCCAAAACACTGGCTCCTGTGCTGGTGCTCCTGCACGAAGCCCCATTCCCCAACAGCGGCAGGGTGATGGATTACCCTCTGTTGAGTCATGGTCGTGCCCAGCCCTTCTGCCATGTGTGACAATCCAGAAACCACTCCTAGCTGAATTCATATTCTCACTTACGCGGAGACACAGCACACAGCTCCTCTGCAACGTCAGTTTAAAGCAGATCGATGAACCTAGGGAGGAATGCACTGCTCTGGAAAGCACTGGGTGAACT
This genomic interval from Falco peregrinus isolate bFalPer1 chromosome 2, bFalPer1.pri, whole genome shotgun sequence contains the following:
- the FLOT2 gene encoding flotillin-2 isoform X7, producing MYTEAGPGLGGALLTPKGTLTVEQIYQDRDQFAKLVREVAAPDVGRMGIEILSFTIKDVYDKVDYLSSLGKTQTAAVRRDADIGVAEAERDAGIREAECKKEMLDVKFLADTKIADSKRAFELQKAAFSEEVNIKTAEAQLAYELQSAREQQKIRQEEIEIEVVQRKKQIDVEEKEVIRMEKELIATVKRPAEAEAYCIQQIAEGEKVKQVLMAQAEAEKIRKIGEAEAFVIEAIGMAEAERMKLKAEALQQYGEAAQLALVLDALPEIAAKVAAPLSKVDEIVILSGESNNTTSEVNRLLAEIPASVRAITGVDLTKIPLIQKATGTQA
- the FLOT2 gene encoding flotillin-2 isoform X5; the protein is MGNCHTVGPNEALVVSGGCCGSDVKQYVYGGWAWAWWCITDTQRISLEIMTLQPRCEDVETAEGVALTVTGVAQVKIMTEKELLAVACEQFLGKNVQDVKNVVLQTLEGHLRSILGTLTVEQIYQDRDQFAKLVREVAAPDVGRMGIEILSFTIKDVYDKVDYLSSLGKTQTAAVRRDADIGVAEAERDAGIREAECKKEMLDVKFLADTKIADSKRAFELQKAAFSEEVNIKTAEAQLAYELQSAREQQKIRQEEIEIEVVQRKKQIDVEEKEVIRMEKELIATVKRPAEAEAYCIQQIAEGEKVKQVLMAQAEAEKIRKIGEAEAFVIEAIGMAEAERMKLKAEALQQYGEAAQLALVLDALPEIAAKVAAPLSKVDEIVILSGESNNTTSEVNRLLAEIPASVRAITGVDLTKIPLIQKATGTQA
- the FLOT2 gene encoding flotillin-2 isoform X1 — encoded protein: MPRRRQLRVFAEYELCLADLPSLPGGCCGSDVKQYVYGGWAWAWWCITDTQRISLEIMTLQPRCEDVETAEGVALTVTGVAQVKIMTEKELLAVACEQFLGKNVQDVKNVVLQTLEGHLRSILGTLTVEQIYQDRDQFAKLVREVAAPDVGRMGIEILSFTIKDVYDKVDYLSSLGKTQTAAVRRDADIGVAEAERDAGIREAECKKEMLDVKFLADTKIADSKRAFELQKAAFSEEVNIKTAEAQLAYELQSAREQQKIRQEEIEIEVVQRKKQIDVEEKEVIRMEKELIATVKRPAEAEAYCIQQIAEGEKVKQVLMAQAEAEKIRKIGEAEAFVIEAIGMAEAERMKLKAEALQQYGEAAQLALVLDALPEIAAKVAAPLSKVDEIVILSGESNNTTSEVNRLLAEIPASVRAITGVDLTKIPLIQKATGTQA
- the FLOT2 gene encoding flotillin-2 isoform X4, with product MGNCHTVGPNEALVVSGGCCGSDVKQYVYGGWAWAWWCITDTQRLSLEVMTILCRCENIETSEGVPLYVTGVAQVKIMTEKELLAVACEQFLGKNVQDVKNVVLQTLEGHLRSILGTLTVEQIYQDRDQFAKLVREVAAPDVGRMGIEILSFTIKDVYDKVDYLSSLGKTQTAAVRRDADIGVAEAERDAGIREAECKKEMLDVKFLADTKIADSKRAFELQKAAFSEEVNIKTAEAQLAYELQSAREQQKIRQEEIEIEVVQRKKQIDVEEKEVIRMEKELIATVKRPAEAEAYCIQQIAEGEKVKQVLMAQAEAEKIRKIGEAEAFVIEAIGMAEAERMKLKAEALQQYGEAAQLALVLDALPEIAAKVAAPLSKVDEIVILSGESNNTTSEVNRLLAEIPASVRAITGVDLTKIPLIQKATGTQA
- the FLOT2 gene encoding flotillin-2 isoform X3; the encoded protein is MSPCLLVVLALGAVDAHQIRVMLAGGCCGSDVKQYVYGGWAWAWWCITDTQRISLEIMTLQPRCEDVETAEGVALTVTGVAQVKIMTEKELLAVACEQFLGKNVQDVKNVVLQTLEGHLRSILGTLTVEQIYQDRDQFAKLVREVAAPDVGRMGIEILSFTIKDVYDKVDYLSSLGKTQTAAVRRDADIGVAEAERDAGIREAECKKEMLDVKFLADTKIADSKRAFELQKAAFSEEVNIKTAEAQLAYELQSAREQQKIRQEEIEIEVVQRKKQIDVEEKEVIRMEKELIATVKRPAEAEAYCIQQIAEGEKVKQVLMAQAEAEKIRKIGEAEAFVIEAIGMAEAERMKLKAEALQQYGEAAQLALVLDALPEIAAKVAAPLSKVDEIVILSGESNNTTSEVNRLLAEIPASVRAITGVDLTKIPLIQKATGTQA
- the FLOT2 gene encoding flotillin-2 isoform X6; protein product: MTEKELLAVACEQFLGKNVQDVKNVVLQTLEGHLRSILGTLTVEQIYQDRDQFAKLVREVAAPDVGRMGIEILSFTIKDVYDKVDYLSSLGKTQTAAVRRDADIGVAEAERDAGIREAECKKEMLDVKFLADTKIADSKRAFELQKAAFSEEVNIKTAEAQLAYELQSAREQQKIRQEEIEIEVVQRKKQIDVEEKEVIRMEKELIATVKRPAEAEAYCIQQIAEGEKVKQVLMAQAEAEKIRKIGEAEAFVIEAIGMAEAERMKLKAEALQQYGEAAQLALVLDALPEIAAKVAAPLSKVDEIVILSGESNNTTSEVNRLLAEIPASVRAITGVDLTKIPLIQKATGTQA
- the FLOT2 gene encoding flotillin-2 isoform X2, giving the protein MPRRRQLRVFAEYELCLADLPSLPGGCCGSDVKQYVYGGWAWAWWCITDTQRLSLEVMTILCRCENIETSEGVPLYVTGVAQVKIMTEKELLAVACEQFLGKNVQDVKNVVLQTLEGHLRSILGTLTVEQIYQDRDQFAKLVREVAAPDVGRMGIEILSFTIKDVYDKVDYLSSLGKTQTAAVRRDADIGVAEAERDAGIREAECKKEMLDVKFLADTKIADSKRAFELQKAAFSEEVNIKTAEAQLAYELQSAREQQKIRQEEIEIEVVQRKKQIDVEEKEVIRMEKELIATVKRPAEAEAYCIQQIAEGEKVKQVLMAQAEAEKIRKIGEAEAFVIEAIGMAEAERMKLKAEALQQYGEAAQLALVLDALPEIAAKVAAPLSKVDEIVILSGESNNTTSEVNRLLAEIPASVRAITGVDLTKIPLIQKATGTQA